From Rhodamnia argentea isolate NSW1041297 chromosome 10, ASM2092103v1, whole genome shotgun sequence, a single genomic window includes:
- the LOC115749261 gene encoding protein LURP-one-related 15-like — protein MAQPVGTILFAPQPVVGLQYCCPYPVDVAILKKVMHLSDGNFVVTDNNGNLIFKVKGALLTLHDRRVLIDASGNPVLTLRHKIMTAHSRWQAFRGESSDMRDLIFTAKTSAVIQLKTKLEVFLANNRNEQVGDFKVKGSWFDRSCVIYAGESSNIVAQMHEKTSIQSVQLGKDQFMVMVYPNIDYAFIVALIVILDEINGGD, from the exons ATGGCACAACCAGTTGGGACAATCCTTTTTGCTCCACAACCCGTTGTGGGGCTTCAATATTGTTGCCCTTACCCTGTGGACGTGGCCATTCTGAAGAAGGTGATGCACTTAAGCGATGGCAACTTCGTGGTCACCGACAACAACGGcaacctcatcttcaaagtgaAGGGAGCTTTGCTCACCCTCCATGACCGTAGGGTCTTGATTGATGCCTCCGGGAACCCCGTTCTCACCCTTAGGCATAAG ATAATGACTGCTCATAGCCGGTGGCAAGCCTTCAGGGGGGAGAGCTCGGACATGAGAGACCTCATCTTCACAGCCAAAACGAGTGCGGTGATCCAACTCAAGACCAAGTTAGAAGTGTTTCTAGCAAATAACAGGAACGAGCAGGTCGGCGACTTCAAGGTCAAAGGTAGCTGGTTCGATCGGTCTTGTGTCATCTACGCTGGAGAATCCTCTAATATTGTCGCGCAG ATGCATGAGAAGACGAGCATTCAAAGCGTGCAGCTGGGGAAGGACCAGTTCATGGTCATGGTCTATCCGAACATCGACTATGCATTCATCGTCGCGCTTATCGTGATCCTGGACGAAATAAACGGCGGAGACTGA